The Saccharomycodes ludwigii strain NBRC 1722 chromosome II, whole genome shotgun sequence genome window below encodes:
- the YTM1 gene encoding Ytm1p (similar to Saccharomyces cerevisiae YOR272W | YTM1 | constituent of 66S pre-ribosomal particles) produces MSDTSQVKIKFFTREQDENLQQIQDAPLYAPVTLKRYGLSEIVNHLLKLDKRVPFDFLIDGELLTSTLDDYLVTNGLSSEVLLNLEYKRAVLPPSYLNSFNNDDWISSLDHYDTTIISGSYDGIVRTWDLSGQVKKQYSGHSAPVRCVKYISDTRLVSGGNDRTLRLWKTKSDSNTNNEGDEIEEGKTLAILEGHKAPVVSCAVDNNRILSAAYDNTICVWSTNYKEMSLIDPMDESTNNTNVGSTAAKKRRKLALKDGSIRRRSPLAILESHSSPVEDVIFDHNDTTVAYSVSQDHTIKTWDLVTNRCVDTKSTSYSLLSILQLPQINLLACGSSARHITLHDPRTTTKVTNAQLIGHKNFVVSLSDCPTNQYMFASGSHDGTVKLWDVRSNKPLYTITREQDSVGLSSDDKKVFSCDWTEKIGIVSGGQDKKIQINKENF; encoded by the coding sequence ATGTCTGACACTTCCCAggttaaaataaaatttttcactCGTGAGCAAGACGAAAACTTACAACAAATTCAAGACGCACCATTATACGCACCAGTTACCTTAAAAAGATACGGTTTAAGTGAGATTGTCAAtcatttattgaaattagaTAAGAGAGTAccatttgattttttaattgatggTGAGCTATTAACCAGCACCTTAGATGATTACCTGGTTACAAATGGTTTAAGTAGTGAagttttattgaatttagAATATAAAAGGGCAGTTTTACCACCAAGCTACTTGaatagttttaataatgacGATTGGATCAGTAGTTTGGATCATTATGATACCACTATCATCAGTGGTTCATACGATGGTATTGTACGCACTTGGGATTTAAGCGGGCAAGTTAAAAAGCAATATAGTGGCCACTCGGCTCCCGTCCGTTGTGTTAAGTATATTAGCGATACCAGGTTGGTTTCTGGTGGTAACGATCGTACTTTAAGATTATGGAAGACGAAATCAGAttctaatactaataacgAAGGCGACGAAATCGAAGAAGGAAAAACTTTGGCAATTTTAGAAGGCCACAAAGCACCCGTTGTTTCTTGTGCCGTTGACAATAATCGTATTTTATCTGCGGCTTATGATAATACCATTTGTGTTTGGTCAACGAATTATAAAGAAATGTCTCTAATCGATCCAATGGATGAATCaaccaataatactaaCGTCGGCTCCACTGCTGCCAAGAAAAGGAGGAAGCTTGCCTTGAAAGATGGATCTATAAGAAGACGCTCGCCACTTGCCATATTAGAATCACACAGCTCACCAGTAGAAGATGTCATCTTTGACCATAATGATACTACTGTGGCCTATTCTGTTTCTCAAGATCATACAATCAAAACATGGGACTTGGTCACAAATCGTTGTGTGGATACTAAGAGTACTTCTTATTCTTTACTAAGTATTTTGCAGTTGCCtcaaattaatttattagcATGTGGATCTAGTGCCAGACATATAACGTTGCATGACCCACGTACTACAACAAAAGTAACCAACGCTCAATTGATCGGTCACAAAAACTTTGTTGTTTCCTTAAGCGACTGCCCAACTAATCAATATATGTTTGCAAGTGGATCACACGACGGTACCGTCAAGCTTTGGGACGTCAGGTCCAACAAACCTTTATATACAATAACTAGAGAACAAGACTCTGTTGGCTTAAGTAGCGACGATAAGAAAGTTTTTAGTTGTGACTGGActgaaaaaattggtatTGTAAGTGGTGGtcaagataaaaaaatccaaataaataaggaaaacttttaa
- the ERG12 gene encoding mevalonate kinase (similar to Saccharomyces cerevisiae YMR208W | ERG12 | ERGosterol biosynthesis): MQNIIEPFITSAPGKVIIFGEHSAVYGEPVIAAAVSSLRSYLLVTQASSPNVIELDFPDIKFDHKWSYTQDFFPSSATSTNGFDLEKCRKIFVKHNQGTTDLDLELEDELTQYIDTIIKNTLTEEKKQFHYYAALCFLYLYFNLCPQVSGVKFTIKSNLPVGAGLGSSASISVCLTLAMCKLGGILSGMSLSEKDKKMINKWSYIGEKCTHGTPSGIDNAVATFGGAVLFQKQVDGKNKLEVIENFPQIPMILTNTKIPKSTKKLISDVRKLCEENPKIMKGILSSMGYIAETGASILKKFDAQTSLPQLIELVRINHGLLVSIGVSHPGLEKIKLLSDTLKIGGTKLTGAGGGGCALTILLDHEEDRLKIEEFKNTLHERYGYDNFDTDLGGTGSCFIDLSKKNGGEILNAFTENSAGDQIFTPELLQLLQLNTIL; this comes from the coding sequence ATGCAAAATATTATAGAGCCCTTCATAACATCTGCACCAGGtaaagttattatttttggtgaACATTCTGCTGTTTATGGAGAACCAGTAattgctgctgctgtttCTTCCCTAAGATCATATCTGTTGGTTACACAAGCTAGTTCACCAAATGTAATTGAATTAGACTTTCCAGATATTAAATTTGATCATAAATGGTCGTACACACAAGATTTTTTTCCCTCCTCTGCTACTTCTACAAATGGATttgatttggaaaaatgcagaaaaatatttgttaaGCATAACCAAGGCACCACAGACTTGGACTTGGAACTGGAAGATGAATTAACGCAGTACATAGATactataattaaaaatacattaactgaagagaaaaaacaatttcattattaCGCAGCGTTAtgttttttgtatttatacTTCAATTTGTGTCCTCAAGTTTCTGGTGTGAAATTTACCATAAAGTCCAATTTGCCCGTTGGAGCCGGTTTGGGAAGTAGTGCATCTATTAGTGTATGTTTAACATTAGCCATGTGCAAATTAGGTGGCATTCTTTCCGGTATGAGTTTATCTgaaaaggataaaaaaatgattaacAAATGGTCGTATATCGGCGAAAAGTGTACTCATGGAACACCCTCTGGAATTGATAATGCTGTAGCTACATTTGGCGGTGCTGTTTTGTTTCAGAAGCAAGTTGAcggtaaaaataaactagaagttattgaaaatttccCACAAATCCCAATGATTTTAACCAACACGAAGATACCTAAATCTACAAAGAAATTGATTTCTGATGTTCGTAAACTGTGTGAAGAAAACCCTAAGATAATGAAAGGAATCTTATCTAGTATGGGGTATATTGCGGAAACTGGTGCTtcaattttgaaaaaatttgatgCACAGACTTCGCTGCCTCAACTAATTGAATTAGTTAGAATAAATCATGGGTTATTGGTGTCTATTGGGGTTTCTCACCCAGGATTAGAAAAGATTAAGCTTTTAAGTGATACTCTAAAAATTGGAGGCACTAAATTAACCGGTGCTGGTGGAGGTGGGTGTGCATTGACTATATTGTTAGATCACGAAGAGGACCGTTTGAAGATTGAAGAGTTTAAAAACACGTTACACGAACGTTACGGTTACGATAATTTTGACACGGACTTGGGTGGTACTGGCTCATGTTTTATAGATTTatcgaaaaaaaatggaggGGAAATCTTAAATGCATTTACTGAAAATAGTGCAGGCGATCAAATTTTTACACCAGAATTGTTACAATTATTGCAATTAAATACAATTTTGTAA
- the FSF1 gene encoding Fsf1p (similar to Saccharomyces cerevisiae YOR271C | FSF1 | Fungal SideroFlexin 1), whose amino-acid sequence MASSVPGPIPLPQSRYDLSTYWGRVKHCAEVSDPRMLLTTDEQLEKAKKIVKDYRNGILKQATPDFWDAKRKLDSTIHPDTGEKVLLPFRMSCCVLSNLVVCAGMMTPGLGTAGTIFWQWTNQSLNVAINSANANKSHPMSTKTLLFNYAVAVSASCSVAVGLKSLVPHLHRFSANTKLILTRLVPFAAVVSAGVVNVFLMRGEEIRKGINVFDDNGDKVGVSKIAAINAVGETALSRVINATPTMVIPPLLLVSLQKNILKNKGLAITQLANLGLISFTSFIALPFALALFPQYEDIKLSRLEPELQGKKDKNGKLIEVVHFNRGM is encoded by the coding sequence atggcATCTTCTGTTCCAGGTCCAATTCCATTACCACAATCAAGATATGATTTAAGCACTTACTGGGGTCGTGTTAAACACTGTGCCGAGGTCAGTGATCCAAGAATGTTGCTTACTACAGATGAACAGTTagaaaaagcaaaaaaaatagtaaaggATTATAGAAACggtattttaaaacaagcTACACCTGATTTTTGGGATgccaaaagaaaattagaTTCCACCATTCATCCAGATACCGGTGAAAAAGTTCTTCTACCATTCCGTATGTCATGTTGTGTTTTATCTAATTTAGTTGTTTGTGCAGGTATGATGACACCTGGTTTAGGAACTGCAGGCACAATTTTTTGGCAATGGACTAACCAATCCTTAAACGTTGCCATAAACTCGGCAAATGCAAACAAATCTCACCCAATGAGTACAAAAACGTTATTGTTTAATTATGCGGTTGCTGTGTCTGCCTCTTGTTCTGTTGCTGTGGGTTTGAAGAGTTTGGTGCCGCATTTACACAGATTCAGTGCTAATACCAAATTGATATTGACTAGATTGGTTCCATTTGCTGCAGTTGTATCAGCAGGTGTAGTCAATGTTTTTCTAATGAGAGGTGAAGAAATAAGAAAGGGTATTAATGTGTTTGATGATAACGGTGACAAAGTTGGTGTAAGTAAGATTGCTGCAATTAATGCTGTGGGGGAAACCGCATTGAGTAGAGTCATTAATGCCACTCCTACCATGGTTATTCCaccattgttattagttagtttgcaaaaaaatattctaaaaaataaaggatTGGCCATTACTCAATTAGCTAATTTAGGTTTGATTAGTTTTACTTCGTTTATTGCATTGCCCTTTGCATTAGCTTTATTCCCACAATATGAAGATATAAAACTATCTCGTTTGGAGCCTGAATTACAAggtaaaaaagataaaaatggtaaattaATTGAGGTGGTGCATTTTAATAGAGGTAtgtag